A window of Rhodoligotrophos appendicifer genomic DNA:
ATTTCGTCGCCGACGGCACCGGCGGTCATGTCTTCGCGCCCACGCTGCAGCAGCACCAGGCCAATGTCCGCAAATGGCGCGCCATCGAGCGTGAGCGTCGCGTGGCGGCCGGCACGCCGGCTCAGGATCCCGCAGACGAAGGGATGGACGATCTCGGTGACGCCCTCGATGATCCCGCCGATCCCGCCGATCCCGCGGCAGCAGCCACCGATGCTGCACCCGCACCGGGCGCGGCCCCGGCCGCCCAGACCGCGACGGGTGGAGCTTCGCAAGTGGCATCGGAGGGCGTCCCGCCGTCTGCCGTCGGAACACCCGCGAAAGCCCCCGCCGCTGCGAGAGGTCCGGTTCCCACGCCCGTGCCCAAGCCGCCGGTCCCGAAAAGCTGATCCTGTTCGCATCTGCGTAAAGCGCCTGCAAAAAGCTTGTATTGCGCCCGGCCTCTTGCTCTAACGTCGCCGGATAGGGGGCGAGTCCCGCAGATGCGGGGGAGGGGCGGGAGAAGATGGCGCTGACCAGCATGACCGGTTTCGGCCGCGCCGACGGCACTGAGGGGGATCTGGCCTGGGCCTGGGAGATCCGTTCGGTGAACGGCAAGGGCCTCGACATCCGCAGCCGTCTGCCGGCGGGTTTCGAGGCGCTGGAGGCGATCGTGCGCGAACAGTCCAGCGCCAGGCTGCGCCGTGGCAATTGTCAGGTGAGCCTCGCCGTCGAACGATCGGGGAGCGCCGCCGAGATCCGCATCAATGAACAGGCTCTGGACGGCATCCTGGCCGCCATCGCGCGACTGAATGGCCGCGTCAGCCCGGAGCCGCCGCGCATCGAAGCCCTTCTCGGACTGCGCGGCATCCTCGAACTGGTCGAACCCACCGCCGACAGCGATTTCGTCGAACGTCGCCTGGCCCTGCTGACCCGCAGCTTCGCTGAGGCCCTCGACCGCTTGGTAGCGGCCCGCCGGGCGGAAGGCGCCAAGCTCGGCGCCGTGCTGAGCGCCCAGGTCGACCGCATTCAGGCCTTGGCGGAGCAGGCCCGCGACTGCCCGGCCCGCGAGCCCCAGGCGATCCGGGAGCGCTTGAAGGAGCAGATCGACCGCCTCTTCGAGCTGGGCAATTTCGATGAACAGCGGCTGCACCAGGAGGCCATGCTGATCGCAGCCCGGGCCGACATTCGCGAGGAGCTCGACCGGCTGTTCGCGCATGTGGACAGCGCCCGCAGTCTTTTGGCCGAGGGCGATGCCGTGGGCCGCAGGCTCGACTTCCTGGCCCAGGAGTTCAACCGCGAGGCCAACACCATCTGCTCGAAATCCAACGACCGGGCCTTGACGGCCATCGGCCTGGAGCTCAAGGCGGTGATCGACCAGCTGCGCGAGCAGGTGCAGAACATTGAGTGAGTCCGAGTCCATGACCGCCGGACAGCCCGCCGAACCGCCTCCGGCCAGGCGCGGGCTGATGCTGGTCCTGTCGTCGCCGTCGGGCGCCGGAAAATCGACCTTGACCCGCCGCCTCAACGAGGAGGAACAGAGCCTCGGCCGGGCCTTCCATCTCTCGGTCTCGGTGACCACCCGCGCCCGGAGGCCCAGCGAGATCGACCATCGCGACTATCACTTCATCACCCGCCCGCGCTTCGAATCCATGCGCGAGCGTGGTGAGTTGCTGGAATGGGCCGAGGTCCACGGCAATTTCTACGGCACCCCGCGCGAGCCGGTGGAGCAGGCGCTCGCCCGCGGCCAGGACGTGCTCTTCGACATCGACTGGCAGGGCACGCTGCAGCTGTATGAGTCCATGCGCGCCGACGTGGTCTCGGTCTTCGTCCTCCCGCCCTCCATCGCCGAACTAAAGGCGAGGCTGGAGCGCCGCGCCGAGGACGCCCCCGACATCATCGCCCGAAGGCTCGCCAATTCCGCCGTCGAGCTCAGGCACTGGGCGGAATATGACTACGTCATCATCAATCGCGACGTGGCGGACGCCTTCGACAGCCTGAAGGCGATCCTGAATGCCGAGCGCGTCCGGCGCCAGCGCCAACCCGGCCTCGAGGCCTTCGTTGCGGGGTTGCTTGCAGAGCTGGGGGCCGAGCGGCAAACCTAGCGTCCCAGCCGCGCCCGTGTCTCGGCCGTGATCGGGCAGAGGGAGGGCTCGCCGACGCAGTGTCGCTCCTGGCGGCACGGGGCGTGGCGGCAGCGGTGGGCCTGGGCGCTCGCATTGGCGTAGCGGAGACCCTCGCACATCTTCTCGAATCGATCGACCGCGCTGTGCCACTCGGCCTCCTCCGCGGGTGACGGGGGCGGCAGAGCCGGGCGCAGCGAGCTGTATAGCGGCCGGTCGAGCCCCAGCCGTTGGATCTCCATGTCGGCCAGGATCTCCGTGCCCAGCAGGCGGTCGCGACAGATCTCGTTGTCTCTGCAGCCGGCTTCGTCTCCGGCCGGCAGCCCTCGATAGAAGGCGTGCATCTCGTCGAGCTTGGCGAGCCAGCGATGGCTCTTGGGGGGTGTGCGGCGGCGGTCGGTCATGGGGGACTCCGGAAGGGGCCAGGGGCGGCGACAAACTCGTGCAGACCCCGCCCGGGTTGTCGGGAGAAGGTGAGGGCCGTGAAGCGCCGAGAGGACGCTGGATGAGTGAGAGGTGCGGCCTCTCGGCGCTTCACGCGGCGATTTTGGGCGGACCCTGCGGCGATCGTGCCTGCCCGGGCCGGGCACCTGCCGAGCGCTGGCGCGGCATATGGGCCGGATGGAGCAGCAGCCCGGCCCTGTGGGGGCTGGACCGGTGCCATGGAATAGCCCACGGCACATCACGGGCGTCGCGGATCGCCTCTCACCGGAGCCGTCCGTTACCCGGGCCCCGGCAAGCGCCGCATCTCCACACTGAGCCGGCCGGTCCGGAACCGTCCCTCACATGGCGAAGACAGGGCGAGTATGGCACGGGTGGCAGGGGGTGGGGATAAGTTGGGGGGGATGTAGCAGTTTCGGGAGGGTAGGGTGGAGGCGGATCGTGGGAGAGCCCTTTGAGCAGGCACCGATCTTTCTTGTTCCGTCATGCTCGGGCTCGACCCGAGCATCCAGGGGCAGCGGATGACCGGCTTGTCCCGAGGATCCAGGGGCCTAGGGGTATGCGCTTTCCCCTGCCGTCCTGGATCCTCGGGTCAAGCCCGAGGATGACAGGTGGGAGGGGCCGAGCGCGAGGATGACGAGTGGGGGGCCGCGCGCTCTGGGCGACCGAGGACGACGGAAACGGGTGGGCCTTACAGGTTCAGCTGTTCGTAGAGATCCAGCCACTGCGGATTGTCTCGCTCGATCAAGGCGATCTTCCAGGAGCGCAGCCGGTGTTTCAGGGTCTTCTCCCGCTGGATGGCCTCGCGGATATCCTCGTATCGCTCATAATGGACGAGCCGCGCGACCCCATGTCGAGACGTGAAGCCGGGTGTGAGCCTCTCGCGGTGCTGATGGACCCGCGCCGCGAGATCGGCGGTGACGCCCACATACAAAGTCCCATTGCGACCGCTCGCGAGAATGTAGACGAAGCCCCCCAGCATGAAGGGACGATGGCGCGAGCGCGGCGCAAGTCAAGGGGCACTGCCGTTGCGAGCGGGATCGATCGTGCCCCTAAGCCGTCATGCTCGGGCTTGACCCGAGCATCCAGGGGCCAAGGGGGTACACGCTTTCCCCTGCCATCCTGGATCCTCGGGTCAAGCCCGAGGATGACGGTGGGGAGGGGCCGAGCGCGCGAGGATGACGAGTGGAGGGGCCGCACCTCTCTTGCGCTGAAGCCCTCATGCGGCTCTAAGCCCCCAAGAGTTCCCGCATCGTCTTGCCCAGGCTCCGCTCGATCGTCGTTGCCGTATCGAACACTTCGCGGAACTCGACCACCTTTCCGTCCTTGAAGCGGATGAAATCGGCGAGGTCGACCTTGATGATTTGCTGGGTCGCCCGGTCCTTGAGTTCGGTATCGATCCAGGCGACCACCCAGTCGCCTTCGGCGACCATGACTTCCGGTGTGTAGGTGAGGGTGTCGAACTGGTCCTGGATCATTTTCATGGCCTCCGTCATCGCCGCCTTGCCGATGAAGGTGCCGCAATAGGGAAACAGGTCGGGACCCTGCAGCAGCAGGGTGGCATCCTCCGCCACATGGGCGAAGAAGGTGGGGCGGTCTTCGCGGATGCGGGCGTCATAGAGGATGCGGGCGATGGTCTTGTTGGCTTCTGTAGCGGACATGGTCTGCCCTTCCTGTATTGCGCCAGCCGGGGCTGGGGGACGGTCCTCAGCCGGTGCCGGTGATCCTGGACGCAAGCACCGGCGAGGCTCCCATCAGGCTGGCGATCTTGAGGCCTGAGGCTTGCTCGATGATGCCGGCGCTGTCGAAGACCTCCCTGGCCTCGACGATGAGGTCGCCGTCGAAGCGGAGGAAGTCGATGAGGTCGACGGAGACGTCGGCCCCGCTGCGCCGGTCGGTGAACTGGGCGTTCACCCACACCGCGGCCCAGTCGCCATCGGCGAGGATCAGCTCCGGCGTATAGCGTTTGGCAGCGAAGGTCGCGTTGATCAGCGCCAAGGCCGAGAGGATGGCCTTGCGGCCCAAATGCTTGCCGGAAAAGGGAAAGATTTCGTCCGGACCCTGAATGGTGAAACAGGCGTCAGGGGCGATAAGGGCAAGAAGAGGTGCGGGATTTCCCTGGCCATAGGCTGAATAGGCCTCGGTGACGAGCGCCTTTTTGCTTGGTTGCACGGACATGATGCTTGATCCCCGTCCTGCCTATACGGGGAGGAGGGTGCGCCTGGGCGGGCGCGGCGTCAAGGGTGACGTTGCGGAACGCGATGAAACCGACGGATCCTTCGAGACGGACCTGCGGGCCTCCTCAGGATGAGGGTTTCCCTTGGGCTCGGGGAGCCCTGGCCCAGGGGCGCGATGCGGCAGGGGCGCGGCACGCCGCAGAGCGGGGTGTCGTCAGCGGGGACAAAGTCTACCGCTTCGGCCCGCGCTTGGTGTGGGTGCCGGGGCGGCCACCGGTGGAGCGGCCGCTCGCGCGGCGGCCACCGGGGCGGGTGACGGCGGTGGAGGAATCCGGCTTTTCCGGCGCGCTCCAATGCTCGGCGCGCGGCGTCGCCCGGTCGGAGCCGAGACCGATCTCGTCCAGATTGGGCAGCACCTTGCCCGAGGGAAGAACCGGCCGGCCCTTGCCGTCGCGCGGCAGCGACGCGGCCTCGTCGCCATATTCGCGGACCTGTTTGTAGGGCAGAGCCGACCGCCCGGGGGAGGGGGCCTGGCCACGCTTGCCGCGGGCCGAACCGAGTTTTTCCGGCGCATGGCGTCCGGCCTCGGCCTCGACCGTGGATTGCCGCACCGTGGGATCGTCGAGGACCGCGAGTTCGGTGGCGCGCAGCCGCTTGACCTCGTCTCGCAGCCGGGCGGCCTCCTCGAATTCGAGATTGGCGGCAGCCTCCCGCATGCGCTTTTCCATGTCCGCCAGCACGGTTTCGAGATTGTGGCCGTAGGTGGCGGCGGTCTCGGCGAAGCCTGAGCCGACGGTGACGTGATCCTGCTCATAGACCGAGGACAGGATGTCGGAGATCCTGGAGCGGATCGAGGCCGGCGTGATACCGTTGGCTTCGTTATAGGCGAGCTGCTTCTCGCGGCGTCGGTTGGTTTCCGCGAGCGCCCGCTCCATGGAGCCGGTGACGTGATCGGCATAGAGGATGACGCGGCCGTCGATATTGCGGGCGGCGCGGCCGATGGTCTGCACCAGCGAGGTCTCCGAGCGCAGGAAGCCTTCCTTGTCGGCATCCAATATGGCGACGAGGGCGCATTCCGGGATGTCGAGGCCTTCGCGCAGCAGATTGATGCCGATGAGGGCGTCGAAGGCGCCCAGGCGCAGGTCGCGGATGATCTCGATGCGCTCCAGCGTGTCGATGTCCGAATGCATGTAGCGGACGCGGATCCCCTGTTCATGCATGTATTCGGTGAGGTCCTCGGCCATGCGCTTGGTGAGCACGGTGACCAGCGAGCGGTAGCCGGCCTGGGCGACCTCGCGCACTTCGGCGATGAGATCGTCGACCTGGGTCGCCACCGGGCGGATCTCGACCGGCGGGTCGATGAGGCCGGTGGGACGGATCACCTGCTCGACGAAGACGCCGCCGGTGCGGTTCATCTCCCACTGGCCGGGCGTCGCCGAGACGTTCACCGTCTGCGGCCGCATGGCGTCCCATTCTTCGAAGCGCAGGGGTCGGTTGTCGATGGCCGAGGGCAGCCGGAAGCCGAATTCGGCCAAGGTCGCCTTGCGGTTGAAGTCGCCGCGGAACATGCCGCCGATCTGCGGGATGGTGACATGGCTTTCATCCACGAAGACCAGCGCGTTGTCGGGCAGATATTCGAACAGGGTCGGGGGCGGCTCGCCGGGCTTGCGGCCGGTGAGATAGCGCGAATAATTCTCGATGCCGGCGCAGGAGCCGGTCGCCTGCATCATCTCGATGTCGAACAAGGTGCGCTGCTCGAGCCGCTGCGATTCGAGGATGCGGCCGGCCGCATCGAACTCGGCCAGCCGCTGGCGCAGCTCCTCTTTGATCTTCTTCGTGGCCTGGTCGAGCGTCGGCTTCGGCGTCACATAGTGGGAATTCGCATAGACCTTGACCTGGTCGAGTTCGCCGGTCTTCTGCCCGGTGAGCGGGTCGAATTCGGTGATGGTCTCGATCTCGTCGCCGAACAGGGTGATGCGCCAGGCGCGGTCTTCGTAGTGGGCGGGGAAGAGCTCGATCGTATCGCCGCGGACGCGGAAGGTGCCGCGCTGGAAGCCGGCGTCGTTGCGCTTGTATTGTAGCGCCACGAGGTCGGCCAGCAGGCGCCGCTGGTCGATGCGCTCGCCCTTGGAGATGGCGAAGGTCATGGCCGAATAGGTCTCGACCGAACCGATGCCGTAGATGCAGGAGACCGAGGCGACGATGATCACGTCGTCGCGCTCGAGCAGCGCCCGGGTGGCGGCATGCCGCATCCGGTCGATCTGCTCGTTGATGGAGGATTCCTTCTCGATATAGGTGTCCGTGCGCGGAACATAGGCTTCCGGCATGTAGTAGTCGTAATAGGACACGAAATATTCGACGGCATTGTCCGGGAAGAAGCTCTTGAACTCCCCGTAGAGCTGCGCGGCGAGTGTCTTGTTGGGGGCGAGCACCAGCGCCGGGCGCTGGGTGGCCTCGATGATCTTGGCCATGGTGAAGGTTTTGCCCGATCCAGTGACCCCGAGCAGCACCTGGTCGCGTTCGCGCGCGTTGACGCCCTTGACCAGCTCGGCGATGGCGGTGGGTTGGTCCCCCGCCGGCTGGTAGTCCGAGGCCAGCGTGAAGCGGATGCCGCCTTCGGATTTCTCCGGCCGCTCCGGCCGATGCGGCATGAACATGGCGAGATGCGGCGGCATCTCCGGACGCATGGCCGACAATGTATCGGCGACGGAGCCGACGATCGGTTTGGAATGGGCTTCGGAGAATCCGCGAGGTCTTGCCATGGGGGCAATATAGGTCGCTGGCGGAGCCGCGGAAAGGGGTCTGCATGCGTCACTCAACAGCGACACTTCTCGCAAAAGTTGCAGAGACGTCCATCGCTCTCTGGCCTTGTCCCGCCTCTGCCGCGCATAGTCAGGACTCACCGGGAATCAGAGCATCTATGCCATGTCCGAAGATCTGACCGAGCACAACAGGGGCGGCAAAGAGATGGACGATCGAAAGAAAGCGGAGAAGGATCTTGCCTATGAGCGCAAGAAGAGCTTCCAGGAAAGTCTCAAATACGAGGAGGACTGGTATCGCCGCCAGGGCCGCAAATATTCGCGGCGCTGGGCCTTGCTGACCCTCTCGATCCTCATCCTCACCACGGCGACGTCGGTGCTCGCGGCCCTTGATCTCAACCAGTTCGGCATCTGGGAGCGTGTGGTGCTCTCGGTGCTGCCGGCGATGGCCGGGCTGTTCACGGCGATCCTGAGTTCGTTCCAGATCGCCGGCTATTGGGAGCTGCGGGAGAAGGGGCGCATCGACATCATCGAGCTGCGCGACCGGGTCCGGCTGTTGACGGCTGCCAATGATGAAGAGATGCGCCGCAAGCTGGCCCCGTTTCGCCAGGAATTGCTGGAGATCACCCGTGAGCAGGCCACCGGCTTCTTCTCGGCTCTGTCGCGGCGCGATCTTCTGGCCGAGAGAGGCGAGGCCGCCCTCAGCAGTGGCCAAGGGAATGGCAACGGCAAGCCAGCGCGCATTCAGAGGGAGAGCGCGGACCGATCGGCGCGTGATGCCGCCTGAGCGTCGAGGCCGAAGCCGGGATCTCAGTCGTCGGCTCCGCCCGGGTCACCGCGCATCGCCTTCACGACACCGCGCCGCGACTTGGCGGTGAGTCGACGCGTTTTCGACGCCAGTGTCGGTCGCGTCGCCCGGCGGATGACGGGGCGGATGGAGGCCTCCTGCAGCAGCGCCACGAGGCGGGCGAGAGCGTCGGCCCGATTCTGCTCCTGGGTCCGGAAGCGGGCGGCCGTGATGACGATGACCCCTTCTTTGGTGAGCCGCCGCCCGGCGAGTTTGGCGGCGCGGTCCCGCAGGTCCTCCGGCAGCGAAGGCGATCCCAAGAGGTCGAAGCGCAGCTGCACGGCCGAGGAGACCTTGTTGACATTCTGGCCACCCGGTCCCGAGGCGCGGATGAAGCTCTCCTCGATCTCCCGCTCGTCGATGCTGATATGAGGCGTGATGGGGATCATGACTGGCCCGTCTGCGAACACATCCCGCATCCCTAGGCCCGGTGGAGGCTCCCAGCAAGACTTTAGCCGGATCACTTCGACAGGCATTCCTCCGGCGGCTCACCGGTCATCCCCAAGTCGCAGGCGATGTTGAACCACGAGGGCTGTTGGTCCCAGAGCTCCTGGGGCAGATTAGGATGTTTCGTCAGTAGCGACGACGCAGATACGCAACAGACTCCTGGAGGCCCCCCGGCAAACCGATCCAGGATGCTTGTCACGGCGCTTCTCGCTTGGCAATGGGACTTGCAAACCTGTTCGACTGAGGTTCATGAAGTCCAGGGGCGATCCTACGGTCGTCCCGAGGGTGCTCTCTCAGACTGATCAGCATACGGGTGCTTGGTGGATTCTTTTCGGGTCCCGGCATTCCGCAGATTGACTTGAGAAACTGCTAGCTCCGACAGATGGGATCCGAGCCGATGTGGCTTCTCGATAAATTCCTGCGCCGCCTCGTGCAGACCGGGCCCCTCGTCATCATCGAGGCGAAGGGGACCCGCCACGAATATGGTGTGCCCGATCCCAAGCGGCGGCCGGTGGTGGTGCGGTTTCTCGATGCGTCTGCTCCCAATGCCATCGCCCGCAACCCGCGTCTGGGACTGGGCGAGGCCTATATGGAAGGGCGCTTCGTCATCGAAGAGGGAGATATCAGGGCATTGCTCGATCTGGCGCGTGCCAACCGCCCTTGGGAGCGCGGCGGCGGCACCCGCGCCAAGGGATTGGTCCGGCGCGGAGCCGCTCAGCTGGTCGGCGGGCTCGACCGGTTGAATTGGCAACGGCGTTCACGTCGCAACGTCGCCCATCACTATGACCTGTCGGACCGGCTCTACGATCTCTTCCTGGACTCGGACCGGCAATATAGCTGCGCCTATTTCAATGATCCGGCCAACGGTCTGGAACAGGCCCAGGCCGACAAGAAGGCCCATATTGCCGCGAAGCTTTATCTGAGCCCTGGGCAGCGTGTGCTCGACATCGGCTGTGGTTGGGGCGGCACGGCGCTCTATCTCAACCGCGTCGCCGATGTCGACGTGCTCGGCATCACCTTGAGCGAGGAGCAGCTGAAAGTCGCGCGGACGCGGGCGGCCGAGGCCGGCGTGGCGGAGCGGGTGAAGTTCGAGCTGATCGATTATCGCCAGGTCGAGGGCCGCTTCGACCGGATCGTCTCGATCGGCATGTTCGAGCATGTGGGCCCGCGTCATTACCGGACCTTCTTCCGCAAATGCCGGTCGCTGCTCACTCCTGAAGGCGTCATGCTGCTGCACACGATCGGTCGCCTGGGCAAGCCGGGCGTGACCGATCCGTGGACGGCGAAATACATTTTTCCCGGCGGCTACAATCCGGCTCTTTCGGAAATCGTCGAGGCCAGTCAATCGGTGAAGCTGATTGCCGCCGATGTCGAGACCCTGCGGTTACATTACGCTCATACTCTGGATCTCTGGTACGACCGTGCGGTCGCTGCACGAACCGAGATCGAGACGCTGTATGACGCCCGCTTCTATCGGATGTGGCTGTTCTATCTTGCCGGTGCCAGCAGCGCGTTCCGCTATGGCGGCCTGTGCAACTACCAGATCCAGTATATCCGCGACCGCAGCGTGCTGCCCATCACCCGCGATTATCTTCAGAGCGAGGAGGCAAGGCTGCGATCTCTGTCCGCCCCGTGACGCCGGTGCCCTCCAGAGGATCCCTGGATCTTCTTGCGGCGGCCGCCTTGCGTCCATACATGCCCACGACAGTCCCAAGGCTGCCACAGGAGCCACTTCATGCATATTTCACTTGCCGGCAAGACGGCCCTCGTGACCGGTTCGACGTCCGGAATCGGCAGAGGCATCGCGAAAGGGCTTGCCGAGGCCGGTGCGCGCGTCATCCTCAATGGTCGCAGTCAGAGTTCCCTCGATGCGGCAGCCGAGACGTTGCGGCAGGAGGTTGCGGGCGCCCAGATCATAGCCGTCGCCGCCGATGTTGGCACAGCCGAGGGCTGCGAAAGCTTGGTGGATGCGGTGGGTTCGGTCGACATTCTCGTCAATAATGCGGGCATCTTCGCATTGCAGGACTTCTTCGAGATCCCGGATAGCGAGTGGCAGCGCTTCTTTGAGGTGAATGTTATGTCCGGCATACGCCTCGCGCGAGCGCTGACCCCGGGCATGATCGAGCGGAACTGGGGCCGCGTGGTGTTCATCTCCTCCGAGAGCGCCCTCAACATCCCCGACGAGATGATCCATTACGGTTTCACCAAGACGGCCAACCTCGCCGTCTCTCGCGGCCTCGCCAAGCGGCTGCGGGGGACCAAGGTGACGGTCAATGCGGTCCTTCCAGGACCGACACTCACAGAGGGCGTCGAGGAGCTGATTGCCAGCATCGCCCGCGAACAGGGGCGCTCTGAGGACGAGGTGAAGGCGGGCTTCGTGCCTGAGCACCGCCCATCGTCCATCCTCCAGCGCCTGGCCAGCGTCGAGGAGGTCGCGAACATGGTGGTCTATGTGTGCTCGCCCCAGGCCTCTGCCACAACGGGTGCCGCCTTGCGTGTGGATGGCGGCACGGTCGACACCATCGCCTGAGGGAGCGGTATCCATGCGCAGCTTCGTCTGGGCGGTGGCTTTCCTGCTGGTCGGCTTCGTGGCGGGCGGAGCGCTCTCCTATGGGGCGGTCCAGCTTTTGTCGTCGAACAGCCATGACAGGGATCTGGAAGCCCTTTACACAGCGTTCTTCTTCGCCGGCCCGATCGCCGGCGTCGCGGGGGCGATTTGGGGCGCGATCCTGGGAGCACGGAAATGAGCCTTGTCCTCCGGCCGGCAACGGAAGCCGACAAGCCGGCCTTGCGCGCGCTGCTGCGCGAATTCATGGATTATCTGAACGCCATCGAGCCGGGCGAGCCGGTCGCCGACGAACGCATTGCCATGCTGACCGACCTGGCGTTCGGGCCGGATCGCCTTGTGAACTCGCTCGTGGCCGAGCGCGATGGCCGCCTGGTCGCCGAGCTTGCCTGGACGATCGGCATCTTCGAGGTGTTCAAGGCCCTGCAGGTGGTGAGCTTGTTCGTGACGGCCTCGGAGAGAGCCTCCGGTGTCGGGAAAGCCCTGATGGAAAAGGCGCAGGAACTGGCTCTTGAACACGGTGCCGAGCGGGTCTGGTGGACCGTCTGGCGCCAGAACCCGAAAGCGATCGCATTTTATGAGACGATCGGCGGCAAATCCTTCGACGAGGAGATGCTGATGGTTTTGGAACCGCGTCGGATGGGTGGAGGTTGAAGCTTGCAGGGCTCTGGCGCATGGTGACGAGGGCCATGACGCCCCTAATGAGGACGCAGATGCAGCGAAGCGCTCTTTATCGGAAGCCGATGCGTGACACGCTGCCCTTTTTGATTGCCCTGACCGGCATCGCCATTGCCGTGGGCTCGGTTCCTGCGGATGCTCAATCCGGCTTCAAGGCGGGCATCCGGCAGGCCAGAGAGCAATGTCTGCAGCGCCAAGGCCATTTCTGGCACACCGACAAGGGCTATGGCTGCAATCAGGCGGTCGCCGGCGGGGATTTCAACTGCAAGCAGGGGACCTGCACTCCGGTGCAGGCTCAGCGTGAGCCGGGAAACTTTGGCGGCGCTCAGGGATCTGGCGGCGCAAGAGGCGCCGGCCCTGGCCGGTTGCGCTAGAAACTGCCGGAGCGGGTAAATCCTTTTACGAGTGTCTATTGACGATTAATCGCTTTGATTGTACCCATCATCTGCCTCTGTTTTAAGGGGCAGCGGTGCAGAAGGAGGGGATCAGCCAAGGTCTGCTCCGCTGGTCGCGGGATCGTCGCAAACTTTGTCGGCGAGCCCCGGCTGCCCTGTCGGGCTTGTTTGTTCCAGATGCCTGTATTGACAGGAAGGTGCGGAGCCTTGGCCTTTGAGGCTGTTTTAGGGTGCCGGGCCGATGAGTGACTCGGGGCATGTCTTACACGGAGGCAATACGCCGCCGCTGGGATGTGTCCCGAGCCTCCTGACCCTCACGAATCGGAGCCTTTGTCTCGCTCCCAGCCTCACTGGCTTTGTAGGCAGGACGAGATCTTGCGTCCAGTCACGGATATGGACCGCGGCAAGGGGACGGATCCAGGCGCTGGGACGGATCTAGGCGAGAGCGATTCCGGCGCCGCCCAAGAGGACAACAGTGAGGACGGTGAAGGCTGCATGGAAGAGCATGATGCCGCGCCCGTGGAGCTGGCGGCTGCGCGCGGCCATGCGGGACACGCGATAGAATTCGCTGTCCTGGGGCGATGGATCGATTCGAGCGGCGCGACGGCGGTCTGACGGCCACGGATGTTTCGGCATGCGGTCTCACCTTGGGTCAAATGTCTCAAGATCTGGACCTAAGGTGAGGAATCCGGCGAAACTGAGCCCCAAGGGAGGTAACTCTAAGGAGTTTTGTGACCGGCGAGCCTAATGCCAGTCATAGATCCACTTCATTTGCCCATAGGACCGGTCGGGCGTCATCAGGCCCAA
This region includes:
- a CDS encoding SAM-dependent methyltransferase, encoding MWLLDKFLRRLVQTGPLVIIEAKGTRHEYGVPDPKRRPVVVRFLDASAPNAIARNPRLGLGEAYMEGRFVIEEGDIRALLDLARANRPWERGGGTRAKGLVRRGAAQLVGGLDRLNWQRRSRRNVAHHYDLSDRLYDLFLDSDRQYSCAYFNDPANGLEQAQADKKAHIAAKLYLSPGQRVLDIGCGWGGTALYLNRVADVDVLGITLSEEQLKVARTRAAEAGVAERVKFELIDYRQVEGRFDRIVSIGMFEHVGPRHYRTFFRKCRSLLTPEGVMLLHTIGRLGKPGVTDPWTAKYIFPGGYNPALSEIVEASQSVKLIAADVETLRLHYAHTLDLWYDRAVAARTEIETLYDARFYRMWLFYLAGASSAFRYGGLCNYQIQYIRDRSVLPITRDYLQSEEARLRSLSAP
- a CDS encoding SDR family NAD(P)-dependent oxidoreductase, coding for MHISLAGKTALVTGSTSGIGRGIAKGLAEAGARVILNGRSQSSLDAAAETLRQEVAGAQIIAVAADVGTAEGCESLVDAVGSVDILVNNAGIFALQDFFEIPDSEWQRFFEVNVMSGIRLARALTPGMIERNWGRVVFISSESALNIPDEMIHYGFTKTANLAVSRGLAKRLRGTKVTVNAVLPGPTLTEGVEELIASIAREQGRSEDEVKAGFVPEHRPSSILQRLASVEEVANMVVYVCSPQASATTGAALRVDGGTVDTIA
- a CDS encoding GNAT family N-acetyltransferase yields the protein MSLVLRPATEADKPALRALLREFMDYLNAIEPGEPVADERIAMLTDLAFGPDRLVNSLVAERDGRLVAELAWTIGIFEVFKALQVVSLFVTASERASGVGKALMEKAQELALEHGAERVWWTVWRQNPKAIAFYETIGGKSFDEEMLMVLEPRRMGGG